TCGGACACCGCGGTGGGCCTCGTGCCCACGCTCACCCAACTGGGCTACGCGCTGGGCATCCTGCTGCTGGCGCCCCTCGGCGACCGCTTCGACCGGCGCAACATCATCCTCATCAAGGCCGCCGTCCTGAGCGTGGCGCTGCTGCTGGGCGGCCTCGCCTCCGGCATTGGCCTGCTGCTGGCGGTGAGCCTCGCCATCGGCCTGACGGCGACCCTGGCGCAGGACATCGTGCCAGCCGCCGCGACCCTCGCGCCCGAGAAGGAGCGAGGCAAGGTGGTCGGTACGGTGATGACGGGCCTGCTGCTCGGCATCCTCCTGTCTCGCGTCATCAGCGGCGTGGTCGCCGAGCACTTCGGCTGGCGCGCCATGTACATGATCGCCGCCGCCAGCGTGGCGTTGATCGGCCTGGTGGCCTGGCGCGGCCTGCCCCGCTTCCGTCCGACCAGCACGCTCACGTACGGTGCCCTGCTCGGCTCGCTCGCTGGCCTGTGGCGCGAGCATGGCGCCCTGCGCCGGGCCGCCATGGCCCAGAGTCTGCTCTCGGTGGGCTTCAGTGCCTTCTGGTCGACCCTCGCCGTGATGCTGCATGGCGCACCGTTTCATCTGGGCAGCGCGGCCGCTGGTGCCTTCGGCCTGGCTGGCGCGGCCGGGGCCCTGGGCGCGCCGGTGGCGGGCCGCATGGCGGATCGCTTCGGCCCCGAAGTGGTCACGCGCCTGGGCGCCGGACTGACCGCCCTCTCGTTCGCCACGATGTTCGCCTCGCCGTGGCTCGAGCCGAACACCCGGCTGTGGCTGCTCGCCGCCAGCGCGATCGGCTTCGACCTCGGCGTCCAGATCACGCTCGTGGCGC
Above is a window of Cystobacter fuscus DNA encoding:
- a CDS encoding MFS transporter, whose product is MAAAASAATRAEPSRSETTRHGVSGLSGGLRLLLSAGAGLSVASLYYSQPMLGVMGANIGASDTAVGLVPTLTQLGYALGILLLAPLGDRFDRRNIILIKAAVLSVALLLGGLASGIGLLLAVSLAIGLTATLAQDIVPAAATLAPEKERGKVVGTVMTGLLLGILLSRVISGVVAEHFGWRAMYMIAAASVALIGLVAWRGLPRFRPTSTLTYGALLGSLAGLWREHGALRRAAMAQSLLSVGFSAFWSTLAVMLHGAPFHLGSAAAGAFGLAGAAGALGAPVAGRMADRFGPEVVTRLGAGLTALSFATMFASPWLEPNTRLWLLAASAIGFDLGVQITLVAHQTIVFGIDPSARSRINALLIFGMFIGMSIGAASGSFALARWGWVAVTLLATTSALAALLVRLWPGLRASAPSSRRADGTYES